A genomic window from Leisingera sp. M658 includes:
- a CDS encoding TAXI family TRAP transporter solute-binding subunit, producing MGIFKKLTGAALACTMLTGAAAAQDMTFFRIGTGGAGGTYFPIGGIIANAISNPPGSRACDEGGNCGVPGLVAMAQSTNASAHNVNAIQNGQMEAGLSGAATLHFAYHGTGKFEGNAKPDLRVIANLFPEDLHLVLPEGHKLDGLADLKGKRVGIAQAGSGTQIAVELILDDHGVNRDNMDEAELNNAQSAERIADGQLDAYFYAAGTPVAAMIQLDNTKGMELHNWSAEEIKQANTTVPYYIPSTIPAGTYPGVDYDVNTVAVSGMLVTNANMDEELIYGITKAMWSDTARKLLDNGHPKGKAITLETALEGVEGIGVPLHPGAERFYREIGLLK from the coding sequence ATGGGAATTTTCAAGAAACTGACCGGGGCCGCATTGGCCTGCACCATGCTGACCGGCGCTGCTGCGGCGCAGGATATGACCTTTTTCCGCATCGGCACCGGCGGCGCGGGCGGCACTTACTTCCCGATCGGCGGCATCATCGCCAATGCGATTTCCAACCCGCCCGGCTCGCGTGCGTGTGACGAAGGCGGCAATTGCGGCGTGCCCGGTCTGGTGGCAATGGCGCAGTCGACCAATGCCTCGGCCCATAATGTGAACGCCATTCAGAACGGCCAGATGGAGGCAGGCCTGTCCGGCGCTGCAACCCTGCATTTTGCCTATCACGGCACCGGCAAGTTCGAAGGCAATGCCAAGCCCGACCTGCGGGTGATTGCCAACCTGTTCCCCGAAGACCTGCATCTGGTACTGCCCGAAGGCCACAAGCTGGACGGTCTTGCCGACCTCAAGGGCAAGCGCGTGGGCATTGCCCAGGCCGGCTCTGGCACCCAGATCGCGGTTGAGCTGATCCTGGATGACCACGGTGTCAACCGCGACAACATGGACGAGGCCGAGCTGAACAACGCCCAATCCGCCGAGCGCATCGCCGACGGCCAGCTGGACGCCTACTTCTATGCGGCCGGCACGCCCGTCGCAGCGATGATCCAGCTGGATAACACCAAGGGCATGGAGCTGCACAACTGGTCCGCGGAAGAGATCAAACAAGCCAACACCACCGTGCCCTATTACATCCCTTCGACCATTCCGGCGGGCACCTATCCGGGTGTGGACTATGACGTGAACACCGTGGCGGTTTCCGGCATGCTGGTCACCAATGCCAATATGGATGAAGAGCTGATCTATGGCATCACCAAGGCGATGTGGTCCGACACCGCCCGCAAGCTGCTGGACAACGGCCACCCCAAGGGCAAGGCGATCACCCTGGAAACCGCGCTGGAAGGCGTGGAAGGCATCGGCGTTCCGCTGCATCCGGGTGCTGAGCGGTTCTACCGCGAAATCGGCCTGCTGAAGTAA
- a CDS encoding TRAP transporter permease — translation MSLDTHLDNKALEELEKQYDSALNTRDNGPRLTGFIYWASIVFALYHLWTAGFGTPVDHVHMGIHLAGLFLFIFVGFPLIKSARSLEWRGPNLLRPGNVPLYDWALTGLSMAAALFLWVSWRGFDMFGFDIAEQALRQGNPSSLDVFFGSVLILTVLEIARRTIGFVLPLIILVFMVYALFGPYMPAQILKHPGVNWQQFVNNMYFPSEGIFGVTLWVVSTVVFHFVLFGVVAQRMGLGQFFVDNAMIVAGRYTGGPAKVSVVSSAFFGTISGSSIANTVSTGSLTIPNMKKMGYPGHFAGGVEAAASAGGQITPPIMGAASFLMAEYLEVPYTTIVIAAIVPAMMHYIGVISIVHFTAKKLGLTAYPKEQLPKFLAVWKDGWYTIVPLIALLLVLFSGYSPNMAAFIGLSLCVVVGFCAFDKPATLLVPLALLGFIFWKASPYSGEGYSPVMAGMLAALTLVGCMHRNERQSFRDLFDSFHVGVQYALAVGAASAAVGIVVGVINTTGVGFRLGFMVTGGAADMATAIAPLLDWTTIEAFSQPSIQQFLSLVLIAVACILMGAGLPTTALYIMLVAVATPALSQLGVPPLATHMFVLYYGVISEITPPVCASAYAAAGIAGSNPFRTGLNAFTLGLGKLMVPMVFVYAPTMLIVLPEHFTLLSFTQVTLTCAAGVFAIATAVSAYFLAPLTGLWRLLMAIGGLLLVAPSGGSDIAALVVMAPVLLQQLGQQRKLQAEAAR, via the coding sequence ATGTCCCTGGACACTCACCTTGACAACAAAGCGCTGGAGGAGCTGGAGAAGCAGTATGACTCCGCTCTGAACACGCGCGACAACGGACCCAGGCTGACGGGGTTCATCTATTGGGCCAGCATCGTCTTTGCCCTGTATCATCTGTGGACGGCTGGGTTCGGCACCCCGGTGGACCATGTGCATATGGGCATTCACCTGGCTGGGCTGTTCCTGTTCATCTTTGTCGGCTTTCCTCTGATCAAATCGGCGCGCAGCCTGGAATGGCGCGGGCCGAACTTGCTGCGCCCCGGCAATGTGCCGCTCTATGACTGGGCGCTGACCGGTCTCAGCATGGCGGCGGCGCTGTTCCTGTGGGTCAGCTGGCGCGGTTTTGACATGTTCGGGTTCGACATCGCCGAGCAGGCGCTGCGGCAGGGCAACCCGTCCAGCCTGGATGTGTTCTTTGGCTCTGTGCTGATCCTGACGGTGCTGGAAATTGCGCGGCGCACCATCGGCTTTGTGCTGCCGCTGATCATTCTGGTATTCATGGTCTATGCGCTGTTCGGCCCCTATATGCCCGCGCAGATCCTGAAGCATCCGGGCGTCAACTGGCAGCAGTTCGTCAACAATATGTACTTCCCGTCCGAGGGTATATTCGGCGTGACGCTGTGGGTGGTTTCCACCGTGGTGTTCCACTTTGTGCTGTTCGGCGTGGTGGCGCAGCGGATGGGGCTGGGGCAGTTCTTTGTCGACAATGCGATGATCGTGGCAGGCCGTTACACCGGCGGCCCGGCCAAAGTGTCGGTTGTCTCCTCGGCCTTCTTCGGGACCATTTCCGGCTCGTCGATTGCCAACACCGTCTCCACCGGCTCGCTCACCATCCCCAATATGAAAAAGATGGGCTACCCCGGCCATTTCGCAGGCGGGGTTGAGGCTGCGGCGTCAGCTGGCGGGCAGATCACCCCGCCGATCATGGGGGCAGCCTCCTTCTTGATGGCCGAATATCTGGAGGTGCCTTACACCACCATCGTGATTGCAGCGATTGTGCCGGCGATGATGCATTACATCGGGGTGATCTCGATTGTGCATTTCACCGCCAAGAAACTGGGCCTGACCGCCTATCCCAAGGAGCAGCTGCCCAAATTCCTGGCAGTGTGGAAGGACGGCTGGTACACTATCGTGCCGCTGATTGCCCTGCTTCTGGTGCTGTTCTCGGGCTATTCACCGAATATGGCGGCCTTTATCGGCCTTAGCCTCTGTGTCGTGGTGGGTTTCTGCGCCTTTGACAAACCCGCAACCCTGCTGGTGCCGCTGGCCTTGCTCGGGTTCATATTCTGGAAGGCCTCGCCCTATTCCGGCGAGGGATATTCGCCGGTGATGGCGGGCATGCTGGCCGCGCTGACGCTGGTGGGCTGCATGCACCGCAATGAACGGCAAAGCTTCCGCGACTTGTTCGACAGCTTCCACGTCGGCGTGCAGTATGCGCTGGCGGTGGGTGCGGCCTCGGCTGCGGTGGGCATCGTCGTGGGTGTGATCAACACCACCGGCGTTGGCTTTCGCCTGGGCTTTATGGTCACCGGCGGCGCGGCGGATATGGCCACGGCAATTGCGCCGCTCTTGGACTGGACAACGATTGAGGCGTTCAGCCAGCCGTCGATCCAGCAGTTCCTGTCACTGGTGCTGATTGCCGTGGCCTGCATCCTGATGGGGGCCGGCCTGCCGACCACGGCGTTGTACATCATGCTGGTGGCGGTTGCGACGCCGGCCCTCAGCCAGCTGGGCGTGCCGCCGCTCGCCACCCATATGTTCGTGCTCTACTACGGTGTGATCTCCGAGATCACCCCGCCGGTCTGCGCCTCGGCCTATGCGGCGGCGGGAATTGCGGGATCGAACCCGTTCCGCACCGGATTGAATGCCTTCACGCTGGGGCTGGGCAAGCTGATGGTGCCGATGGTGTTTGTCTACGCGCCCACCATGCTGATCGTGCTGCCCGAGCATTTCACCCTGCTAAGCTTCACCCAGGTCACACTGACCTGTGCGGCAGGCGTCTTTGCCATCGCCACTGCGGTGTCGGCCTATTTCCTGGCGCCGCTCACGGGGCTGTGGCGGCTGCTGATGGCAATCGGCGGACTGTTGCTGGTGGCGCCCTCGGGCGGCTCTGACATCGCCGCCCTTGTGGTGATGGCGCCGGTGCTGCTGCAGCAGCTGGGCCAGCAGCGCAAACTGCAGGCTGAGGCTGCCCGATGA